Proteins encoded in a region of the Leishmania panamensis strain MHOM/PA/94/PSC-1 chromosome 7 sequence genome:
- a CDS encoding proteasome regulatory non-ATP-ase subunit, putative (TriTrypDB/GeneDB-style sysID: LpmP.07.1210), translating to MVEACFLCLDSTEYMRNGDQYPTRMMAEQDAACLLANAKLQANAENTLGFLTTGGNACTVYETLTNNVDAIMTSIGSIPVNGKSCNFSSGLQIASLALSHRTNSRAEKRIVAFVGSPIRETEAALDALAKKLRKDDVAVDVVAFGVEANVELLQAFVRKVCKKENSRFLAVAARENLTDKLMSNAILLGEDLPERAEGGDAVMSGFGVDPNMDPELAMALRLSMEDEMQRQAAAAAAASSAAHESAPASGNVDIPAAPAAPAPVPAADEDEQDYEGMSEEEMMRRAIALSLQEATQGSSDTASPQPPSTSEAHKDEEEKEDDFAKSVQDALEEDEEKHS from the coding sequence ATGGTCGAGGCGTGCTTCCTGTGCCTGGACTCCACGGAGTACATGCGCAATGGGGATCAGTACCCTACTCGCATGATGGCAGAACAGGACGCTGCCTGCCTGCTGGCGAATGCGAAACTGCAAGCGAACGCAGAAAACACGCTTGGCTTCCTCACTACCGGAGGTAACGCATGTACAGTGTACGAAACTCTCACGAACAACGTGGACGCTATCATGACTTCCATCGGTAGTATTCCCGTCAATGGTAAGAGCTGCAACTTCAGCTCTGGCCTGCAGATCGCGTCGTTGGCACTCAGTCACCGCACCAACTCCCGTGCCGAGAAGCGCATTGTTGCCTTCGTTGGCAGCCCAATTAGAGAgacagaggcggcgctggatgCGCTGGCGAAAAAACTACGCAAGGATGACGTCGCTGTGGATGTGGTGGCCTTCGGCGTGGAGGCGAACGTGGAGTTGCTGCAGGCCTTTGTGAGGAAGGTCTGCAAGAAGGAGAACTCACGCTTCCTGGCGGTGGCCGCGCGCGAGAACCTGACTGACAAGCTGATGAGCAACGCCATTCTCCTCGGCGAGGACCTTCCcgagagagcggagggcgGTGACGCCGTTATGAGCGGCTTTGGTGTGGACCCCAACATGGATCCGGAGCTAGCCATggctctccgtctctccatGGAGGACGAGATGCAGCGTcaggctgcggctgctgcggctgcctcaTCTGCGGCTCACGAAAGTGCACCGGCCTCCGGTAACGTTGACATTCCCGCTGCCCCGGCAGCCCCAGCACCCGTGCCGGCGGCGGACGAGGATGAGCAGGACTACGAGGGCatgtcggaggaggagatgatgCGGCGGGCCATCGCCCTCTCGCTGCAGGAGGCCACGCAGGGTTCGTCGGAcacagcgtcgccgcagccgcccaGCACCTCCGAAGCGCacaaggacgaggaggagaaggaggatgACTTTGCGAAAAGCGTCCAGGACGCTttggaggaagacgaagagaagcacTCGTGA